The DNA window TGGCCCTCCCTGCCCGCATTGACCCTATCCTACCCCgaaaggcagggcagggcaggggcactGCTGGCGGCTCATCTGGGTGCTGCCGGCCTCACCCCTGCCATGAGACACTAAGCCCTTGGCCACTGCACTCCCTCTCACTGAGCCTTGGCGTCCTCACTAGAATCCCCGCCTCTTCGGGGTCGCACAGAAGGGGCTGTGTACAAACTGTGGTGTGCCGTGCCCTGGAGCCCCGGTAAAGACTTGCTCGAGTGCTTGTGAAGCCGTGATTGTCCCACACTGGTGTCCCTTCCGGCCTGAGCTCTTGGAAGGTGAGCTGAACTGAGGTAGagatttggggggcaggggagactTCCCAACTGCCCTCAAAAAACCCTATAGttacccccccacaccccccgctTATTTCCCTGCTTCCCCTGGAAGATTGTTAAGATTCCAGTTAGGAGATTGGCCCTGGGAAGGGCAGGCCCTGCCTCCACTCCTCGGGACAGGGAAGGCCTGGCTATTTCCAACCACCTCATTTTGAGTAAGAGCTTTGATCCATGGCTTCCTGCCAAGATTTTGCCATTCTTTCCTGACAAACAACAAATCTCTGTTTTGTAACCTCCATTATGAAATGATCGTATTAACTACCTAATGTGTACACAGTCATTCACAAAGAAATAGCAAACATCAGTGACCCATTACCAGCATCACCCAAGGGCCCTTCTGGCTTTCCTGTGGCTTCAGACACCCCACAGCTGCCCTTACTCCATTCCTCCGTCTGGAAGGTTCGCTCACACCTCCAGCTCTCCCTTCTGGGGTCCCTGCCTCAGGCAAAGCACGTCTGCTCCCCcatcaggttttttgtttttgtttttctttgctggaTGCTCCCCCTGAATTTGGCTCCTGCCCTACTGAGCTGCCCACTTGATAACAgccatcagaatcacttgggccTCCCTTAGTGCAGGCAAGCTTCCTGCCAGCAGACTGGGGTAAGCCCAGCACCCCCAGTGTCCCCAGGGCCTGAAGTGCCTGGTCCTGGGCACTCAATaaacactgatgaatgaatgaaaggaagaaacaaactgCAGGTGAACCAGCCCCTGTCTGGGctactcccttttttttttttttaagatttatttatttatttgacagagagagacacagcgagagagggaacacaagcagggggagtgggagagggagaagcaggcttcccgaggagcagggagcccgatgcggggctcaatcccaggaccctgggaccgtgacctgagccgaaggcagatgcttaacgactgagccacccaggcgcccccccccccatctttttGGTAAAGAAGCGATGGCTTTGAGTCAGGGACGGAGTTGTTGAGGACATGTCCCCTGTCCACCTTGCCAGACAAAAGATCCTGTCCTCACTTCTGAAGGTGACCACTGTACTCACAGCTTCACATGTAGTACACTCTGCCGGCTCTGGGGTTCAAGGTCACTGGTGCCCGCACCCGTGACCCCTGAGCCCTCCGTTACTTGCCACTCCCTGGGCAGCCCATATTTGTGTAAATTAAACCCTTGTACACGGTGGGGACAATCTGCTACTTGCAAGGAAGCCAGAGGAGGCTGTGCTGATTGTGGGAAATGGGCTGTGGGTGTTGGAAAAGCAAGGATCGGGGTTCAAATCCGTGAACGCCTTGTTTTTAGGCTGGGGATGTAAGGCTGAAGTGAGGCATTGTGAACCCCCGCACCCCAACCCGGTTATGACAACAGGTGGGCCCAGGGAAACCTGACCTGGGGCCCTTACAACCCCAGCCAGCCGCACCCTCTCTAACCTGTGCAGCAGGAAGATGGCTCTGGAACGCCCAAGTGCCTCTGGGTCTGGGGAGGGCGGCCACGGCGTGcagtggggtggtgggagagCCCATTGCAGCGGGGAGGCAGAAGCAGCCCTTGGACACAAGGATGTCCGGTGATTTTCATCTGGCAGCCCCGGGCTGTCTCCTTGGTGCAGGCAGGGCCATTTTTTTCTTGCCAAACTCCTCAAACACTGTTGGACCAGCCATGCCTCCATGCACTGGCTTTCAAGTCGTGTTTCCTCCCATTAGTTTGCTTTCTGTAGCAGCAGAGCCCCTGTTCAGACTGTGTGCTGGACCATGGGCGATGCAGCCTGCCACAGGTGGAGGGCCAGAGGCCCCGAGGACCTCACATAGCTTACCTGAAGACCCCCATCTTCCCAAGCCTCACTGTTTTCTTGCCTGGGGAAAAACGGGCTATGGGAAACCAGGAAAGCtattaactggaaaaaaatgaaatcacagaatCTGAGAGCAAGAAAGGGGCCTGAGCCGGCTTCTTCTTTACAAAGCACCTGGATGTTAGTGTTTGCTGAGGCTTCCTGCCTCTGGTAAAGGTCTTGGCGGCCAGGATGCTAATGCTTTGCACCAAGGACAGGGACCTCTGACCACTGAGCAGCTGCACTGGCTCATTGCAGGCCAGGTCTGCTCTGTTGGGGGCAGCTCATCTAGCAGAGCAGACGGTGGTCCTGACTGTGGGCTGTGGGCACCAGGAGAGCCAGTCTTTGGGAAACAGAAGCCATTACCGGCCAGTTACTGAGTCGCatttggggtggggtggtggggagttGGCAGCCAACCCTTAGCAGTCCCTCTAGCGAGACacaaagatggagaaaaagctcGATGGTTCTCCAAGAAGAAAATCAGAGTTTAGGATAAGCACGCTAGGATGACAGCTCCACCCCAACTTGTTCTACTTTATTCCAGCATGTTCCACTTCACTCCAGCTCTGCTACAGTCCTGGTCCTTACTCAGAGCCAGAAAGAACCCAAGCTGAATGTCAGCTGGATCACggcagatggggagggggaggctggggtcACTGAGAATTCCGAGAGACTCGGTCTTCACCCATGTAGCTCTGTGTGACGAGCGTGGCTTTTCCTCCTGATGGTTATCCCTGCTGGGCCTCATGTTCCGTTTCTGATCTTCCCTCCAAAGGCAGGAGGGCAGGTCCAAAGGGCCCTGGTGCCCTCCCAGAACCAAGACCCTCAGTTCTACCACCTAACTGGCCCCATCCTTCCACCCGGCCACTTCCAGCTGGCCCTGTCCACCCCTGCTGAGCCCCCACGTGCAGAGATGGGACCTTCTCTGCTCTTCAGACTTGACGCTATGCTCCCTGCATGGCCTGGGGCTCATGCACACATCCCCAGACCAGATCGCTAGGTGTGGGTGAGTCCTGAGACTGGTGAACTTTGTCAGGAGTGACAGAAGCTTCTGTGGGCGGGACACTTCTTTGGTGGACCCTGGCTCATCGTCAGTCTCTGCAATCAGGGGATCAGGTGTCTGTCTGAATCCTCAGTGTGGCCATGCACTGGATGTCCCCCTTCTGCTCTGCCCCTGTGCCTGGTGGGCCCCACAAGGAGCTGAGATGGTGATACAGGGTGGTTGGCTCCTCCAAACACCACCCCACCTGGGAGGGCAGGGGATAGGGAGGGGACTGCTAAGGGCTTGAGGAGCCCAGGCACAGAGGCAGCCAGGGTCTTCACTGCACTGGGGATGGTCTCCTCGCCTTGAAACCTTGAATCTTCTCCTCGGAGGCCTTGTCTGGGAGCAGCACCTCCACAGTGTAGCTGACCTTCTTGGTGTGCATCAGGTTATAGGTGTTGTCGAAGCGCAGGACATCTGCAAGGGTGGAGAAGTCATCCCTCAAAACCAACCTGACATATCTGCATACCTGGTGCCCTTGGCAATGGGCCCAGGACTGGGGGTGGTGCTGGAGGGTCAGCCACTGCCCCGCCCTCCCAGTGCCCACTGCTCCAACCGAGAGAGGAGCTCTGTTCTCCCCAGAGGAGAGGGCTGAGCTCCATAAGCCACTTTCCCATCATGCCTTTTAAAGAAGGCATTTCCTTAATTTGCAacggcgtggatggaactggagggtgttatgctgagtgaaataagtcaatcagagaaagacatgtatcatatgacctcactgatatgaggaattcttaatctcgggaaacaaactgagggttgctggagtggtggggggtgggagggatggggtggctgggtgatagacattggggagggtatgtgctacggtgagcgctgtgaattgtacaagactgctgaatcacagatctgtacttctgaaacaaataatgcaatatatgttaagaaaaaagaagaagaagaagaagatagcaggaagggaagaatgaaggggagtaagtcggagggggagacgaaccaggagagatgatggactctgaaaaacaaactgaggtttctggaggggaggagggtggggggatgggttagcctggtgatgggtattaaagagggcacattctgcgtggagcactgggtgttatgaacaaacaatgaatcatggaacagtacaccaaaacaaattatgtaatatatggtgattaacataacaataaaaaaattaaaaaaaatttttttttaaataaagaaggcATTTCCTTAGATGCCAAGGTGCAAAGTGAACTCTGGGATGTGATGAATCATCCAGATTTCTCGGTCTCCACCCTTCTAATTCTCCCTCTCCACAAAGGTGAACTAGATATGGATTAACCAAAGCATTAGTAAAACTCATGCTCCTCAACCCGGGGTTCCCCTTCTCCTAGCTCTGTTCCCGACAGAGGCGGAAGGTCAGTGCTGCTCCTGGGGAACATTGCTTCTGGTAAGACTGACCTAACTGCATCTGGCTTGGGTGGCCTGAGAATGAAGGATAAACACATGGAAGAATCATCTCTTTGGGATTCCCACAGTAGGACTGCGTATGCACCTGGGCAGCCGGGGACCCCTAAAGGGTAGCCCATGGCTGTTTACTTACCTGCCCCTCAGCCTGTTGAGTGCTGTGTAAGGGCTTCCCAGGAGCTGAGTCAGTGGCTTCGGGCTGTGAATCCCACTCTCTAAAATGCCTCTCTGCAGTTGTACGCATACCCAGGGGCCACTCACCAGATCTAACGTCCTGAAGCCAATTCCCCTGACCACCACGGGATCTAGTAGCTCGCATAGacccccacaccctccctgaGAGCTGGAAATAGAGGGTAAGCAGGACAGCCTGGCAAGATGTTATCGGCTCATTTCTGTGCCATAAGGAGGAAAACGACTCCAGGGAATCCTACAGCTCTTACAGACGCCGGCCTTGAGGCAGGTGAGGCTCCGGTCCTCAGGGACCACATGGGCTTTGTAGCGCTGGATGGGCAGCACCTCCACCATCTCCCCTGCTCGCTGCCTCTCGCTCATCTTGGTGGTCTTCAGGAAAACCCCGAAGCCGATGTCTGCCCCTTCTGATGCGAACTGCCACCTGCAGGAGACAAGGTCCCATTAATGCCACCTGCTTGGGCTGCAGGCCCCTCCTGGCTGTGCCCAGGGGTGGCGTGGCCACCATCCCTACCGGAGCACACAGCCCAGGAACAGGATTTCGTTTTCCACCTGCATGAAGGAGCCTCGGGCCACAGTCACCGTGTGCTCATAATTCATCCTCACCTGGTTGCGCAGGTAGTAGCTCTTGGGCACATTGCCCCTGTATTTGATCTGTGGGTGAAGGCTGGTGAGTAAGCACTACACCATGGTCATCACCCCTCCCTCCTACTCCTCTGGGTACCCTGTACCTTGGTCAGGCACTTGGGGTTGCCATCGGGGTCAGTCATGGTCCCCCCAAACTCCATGGGCAGCTGGTCAGGGCTGATGAACTTGGGCAGCTCCTGCTTCCAGTTGCCTATGGGAGCAAGGtttcagcggggggggggggggggggggggggggggggcgcttaaCAGAGAGCAGAGAGGCCACGCCCAGGGAGGAAACCTGATATGTCTTTGGCTTACTCCCTTGAGCGCCTACTCCTGAAAGCACCCAAATGCTTTATGTGGCCACCCAGGCTGGGGTCTAGGGCCCGAAGCATTGTGAGAGTGTGCAAAGACCAGTGGGAGTCAGGCCAAGGTCAGTGCCTGAGTAAAGAGGACGAGCCAGGGAGAAATGGGGCCTTTCACGTTGACCTCTACTTGCCCAGGCAGAGATGGGCCCAGCCAGGAAGTCAAGACACTCACCTCTGAGAATCACTATCTTCCTTTGTGTTTCCTCACTCATGAACAACTTGACCAAGTTAAAGGCCACGGGGAACAGCTTGGGGGCTGAAACACATGAAACTCCTTTGGGAAGCTGGCTTAGAGAGGACTTAGAGGTATAGTCATggccaggggcctgggctggACAAGAGTTGGACAGATCTAGATTCTGCTActtcctgctgtgtgaccttcagctagttactcagcctctctgagtctTAGTGTTGTTAACTATAAAACGTAGATAAATTAAACAATGTATGCATAACACTTGGCACAGCTCCTGGCTCTCAATAAATGGTTGCCCCCCCCACCTAGTTGTAGGGTGTCAATAATGTGGATTTCCCTATGGTGCCTCTTCTTGTCCACACTCACAGTTTTCCCAGGTTGTCTTGGAATTTTCTTGGGTGCAAGTAAATGGGGCATCTGCATTAGACCTCATGTCCCACCTGAATTGCTCACACTGACTGGGTGCTTTCTGTGGGCTCTTTCTCCACAGACTGTCTCATTTAACCTCATGGCTTTCTTATAGGGAAGGTGTCACtgcattcctattttacagactgggaaaactgaggcttagtaaGGTTAAGTACACTTGCTCACAATCACAGAGCTAGCTAGACTGGAAAGCAGATCATTTGACCCCAGAGCACACATGGTGTTCCCTTCACTGTACAACTGTCACAGACAGGGACCATTCCCTCTCAAAGCATGTCTATCAGCCAGTGTGGTCCATGAACGATCTGTTACCATTCCACactgagaaaagtaaagaaaataacagTTCACTTTTAGAAACTTATAACTTATTTGACATTTGCTGCAACATACCAGAGCAGATTTTGTATATTCCAAAAGTATCGGTCTATGAAGGactgactaaaaaaaaaacaaaaaaacaaacaaaaaacccctgaTCTTCACAAAGGATGGCTTGAGAAGCCCTACCCTGGGTGATTTACCCACTGGCCCCCCCattccccactcctcctcccccaagcGGTCATCCCCATCACGGGCCCACCTCGAATGACAAATTCTTCAGCATCTCAGGATAATTTGCTTCCAGGATGGCAAAAAACTGTGGCAAGATGAGTCTGGTCAAGGTCATGCTTCAACACATTCTATGCCTGGATTTGATGGCCTTTCATGCTGCTGACACAAGAGCCCCTGCCACCCCCTGGCCACCCACCTTCCCCATGAGATGCACTTCATCCCCTGTCATACTCTTGTTCATCTTTCTCCTTGGAGGTGGGGGGACTCCAGGCCAGCTTTACTGGCTGCTCTgggcccctgggggggggggtgatccTCCTCCCCATGGAGGAGGTAGCTCCCTATTGGCCCCCCAGCCAGCCGCCTACCTCACCGGCTGGTAGACTTCGACAGCTGGCTTCCACGGGTGTTTCAGGCTGAGCACCTCCACATCAAACACCATCAACACCGTCTCAATCTTCCTGCCCAGCTACATGGGACAGCACAATGATAGATGTCACACAACTCCAGCCAGGGGGTCCCGGCCTGGGAGACCCCGCACTGCTCCCACCTTCCTGCTACCCCCACCCCTAACTGCCCATAGGGCCTTCCAAACAGATCGAGCCCACCTAGCGTCTAAGAAGATGCTGCATCTGAGCCCCGGCAAAGTGACCCCTTATCACACTGTTTGCTCAACATGATTGGCCGGACTTAGTTAACTACAGAATTGAAGACCTCACTCGTTGCCCACCAGGCATCTCCCTGTACAATAGTACACTGCGTCAGTCAGCGTCTGCAGTCTGGGGGTGTGTCAAGCCAGAGCTACAGTGCTGGCAGGCTGTGCGGCCTTGGGTGGGGTTTTAACAGCTCTGAGCCttattttctccctctgtgaGATGGGGGTAATTCCAGGTTCTGACAAAATTTCCAGGAGGATTCAGTGAGATGAGTCACAAAGAGCCCAGTGCCTGACACGAGCTGGCCCCTGGTAAATGTCAGCAGATGTTATTACTGGTATCATCATCACCACAATTACCAGCTCTGATTGGAAATGTACACGAAGTAGAAGACTCCGTTGTGACCCCATAAAATCAGCCATCTTGTTCGAGACACACACATCTATTCGGACCAGGCACTGTTTGCAAGTCTCTCATGATTGCCACAAATCTCTGTGCCAAGGGTCTATTTGGTGTCCAGCAccgtgacagacactggggatgCAGGCCCTGTCCTCGCCATCAGGCAGATCATCCTAAAGTGACACAagagccccccccgccccagaggtCTTCTCAGACTCATGGAGACACTTAGATTCACAAAACCAACAGACCACACTTGGCAATAGATTCATGCTGAAGGGTATGGACAAGGAAACACAGAGTCAGAGCAAAGAGA is part of the Zalophus californianus isolate mZalCal1 chromosome 14, mZalCal1.pri.v2, whole genome shotgun sequence genome and encodes:
- the LOC113913347 gene encoding SEC14-like protein 4 — encoded protein: MSGRVGDLNPQQQEALARFWDNLQDLLPALPNADEYFLLRCLRAQKFDLQKSEDMLRKQQDLDNILSWQPSEVIRLYDSGGLSGYDYEDCPVWFDIIGTLEPKGLLLSPSKQELIRKRIRVCELLLRECELQSQKLGRKIETVLMVFDVEVLSLKHPWKPAVEVYQPFFAILEANYPEMLKNLSFEVAQAPGHDYTSKSSLSQLPKGVSCVSAPKLFPVAFNLVKLFMSEETQRKIVILRGNWKQELPKFISPDQLPMEFGGTMTDPDGNPKCLTKIKYRGNVPKSYYLRNQVRMNYEHTVTVARGSFMQVENEILFLGCVLRWQFASEGADIGFGVFLKTTKMSERQRAGEMVEVLPIQRYKAHVVPEDRSLTCLKAGVYVLRFDNTYNLMHTKKVSYTVEVLLPDKASEEKIQGFKARRPSPVQ